Proteins encoded in a region of the Streptomyces sp. PCS3-D2 genome:
- a CDS encoding phosphoribosylanthranilate isomerase: MADLFVKICGLRTAPDVDAAVAAGADAVGFVFAPGSPRTVDAATARELAARVPDTVLTVGVFRGQSVEEVRRFAAESGVRGVQLHGEEGPEDFAALRAEGRVLLRATAGRVQRCGEYGEDLLLLDAPDPGSGKPWNWGSADFTAPEGRWLLAGGLNPGNVREALAATGAWGVDVSSGVERERGVKSPDLIRAFVGAARG; the protein is encoded by the coding sequence ATGGCTGACCTCTTCGTCAAGATCTGCGGGCTCAGGACCGCGCCGGACGTCGACGCCGCGGTGGCGGCCGGGGCCGACGCCGTCGGCTTCGTGTTCGCACCCGGCAGTCCCCGTACGGTCGACGCCGCCACCGCGCGCGAGCTGGCGGCCCGGGTGCCGGACACGGTGCTGACCGTCGGGGTGTTCCGCGGCCAGTCCGTCGAGGAGGTGCGCCGCTTCGCCGCGGAGAGCGGCGTACGGGGCGTGCAGCTGCACGGCGAGGAGGGCCCCGAGGACTTCGCGGCACTGCGCGCCGAGGGCCGCGTCCTGCTGCGGGCCACCGCGGGGCGCGTGCAGCGCTGTGGTGAGTACGGCGAGGACCTGCTGCTGCTCGACGCCCCCGATCCGGGCTCCGGCAAGCCGTGGAACTGGGGCTCGGCGGACTTCACCGCGCCCGAGGGGCGCTGGCTGCTGGCCGGCGGGCTGAACCCGGGCAACGTGCGCGAGGCGCTCGCGGCCACCGGGGCGTGGGGCGTGGACGTCTCCAGCGGGGTGGAGCGGGAACGCGGAGTGAAGTCGCCGGACCTGATCCGGGCCTTCGTCGGGGCGGCCCGCGGTTAG